The Lacipirellula parvula genome window below encodes:
- a CDS encoding ribonucleotide-diphosphate reductase subunit beta, with translation MFLTADAPNSLPAAPATGRVDARAKRLINCNEVDVNQLMPLKYRWAWEHYLNGCANHWMPTEVPMHKDIETWKSSKLTDDERRVILRNLGFFSTAESLVGNNLVLAIFRHVTNAECRQYLLRQAFEEAVHSHTFLYIVESLGLNEGEVFNMYHEVPSIARKDELEMELTAEILSPDFTTDTFEGAQAFLKNLIGYYLIMEGIFFYTGFVMVLSFHRRNLMTGIGEQFQYILRDESIHLNFGIDLINGIRYENPELWTPEFQEAMIERVRLAVELEIAYAHDVLPRGILGLNGDLFRDYVQFIADRRLERIGLAPQYGSSNPFPWMSETMDLAKEKNFFETRVTEYQSASTLSWD, from the coding sequence ATGTTTCTGACTGCCGATGCCCCGAACTCTCTCCCCGCTGCTCCAGCCACTGGCCGCGTCGACGCCCGTGCGAAGCGGCTGATCAACTGCAACGAAGTCGACGTCAACCAGCTGATGCCGCTGAAGTACCGCTGGGCGTGGGAACACTACCTCAACGGGTGCGCGAACCACTGGATGCCGACCGAAGTGCCGATGCACAAAGACATCGAAACGTGGAAGTCGAGCAAGCTGACCGACGATGAACGCCGCGTGATCCTCCGCAACCTCGGTTTCTTCTCGACGGCCGAGAGCTTGGTTGGCAACAACCTAGTGCTGGCGATCTTCCGTCACGTGACCAACGCCGAGTGCCGGCAGTATCTGCTGCGGCAGGCGTTTGAAGAGGCGGTGCACTCGCACACGTTCCTCTACATTGTCGAAAGCCTTGGGCTCAACGAGGGCGAAGTCTTCAACATGTACCACGAGGTGCCGTCGATCGCCCGCAAGGACGAGCTAGAAATGGAGCTGACGGCAGAGATTCTCAGCCCCGACTTCACGACCGATACGTTCGAAGGGGCGCAAGCGTTTCTGAAGAACCTGATCGGCTACTACCTGATCATGGAGGGGATCTTCTTCTACACAGGCTTCGTGATGGTGCTGTCGTTCCATCGCCGGAACCTGATGACCGGCATCGGCGAGCAGTTTCAGTACATCTTGCGCGACGAGTCGATTCACCTGAACTTCGGCATCGATCTCATCAACGGGATCCGCTACGAGAACCCCGAGCTGTGGACGCCGGAATTTCAGGAGGCGATGATCGAGCGCGTACGCCTCGCCGTGGAACTGGAAATTGCCTATGCCCACGACGTGCTGCCGCGGGGCATTCTGGGGCTCAACGGCGATCTGTTCCGCGACTACGTGCAGTTCATTGCCGATCGTCGTTTGGAACGGATCGGCCTCGCGCCACAGTATGGGTCGTCTAATCCATTCCCTTGGATGAGCGAGACGATGGACCTAGCGAAGGAGAAGAATTTTTTCGAGACGCGCGTGACGGAGTACCAGAGTGCGTCGACGCTAAGTTGGGATTAA
- a CDS encoding response regulator codes for MVAATEQHMAEQGARRVKIALADDEPDLRSTMARLLGLLGHEVVYTAANGAELLQACAEQPVDLVILDLDMPVMDGLTAAEELAERGIPAVLVSGHPDIEEVVLEHEPVVTRIMKPATVDKLRDAIRIALLRR; via the coding sequence GTGGTCGCCGCAACGGAGCAACACATGGCGGAACAGGGGGCAAGACGCGTCAAAATCGCGCTGGCCGATGACGAACCCGACCTGCGCTCAACGATGGCGCGGCTACTCGGGCTGCTTGGCCACGAAGTCGTCTACACTGCGGCCAACGGAGCGGAACTCCTGCAGGCATGCGCGGAGCAGCCGGTCGATCTGGTGATCCTCGACCTCGATATGCCGGTGATGGACGGACTCACCGCGGCGGAAGAGCTCGCCGAGCGCGGCATCCCCGCGGTGCTCGTCTCGGGCCATCCCGACATCGAAGAAGTCGTGCTTGAACACGAGCCGGTCGTCACTCGCATCATGAAGCCGGCGACGGTCGACAAACTTCGCGATGCTATCCGCATTGCGCTGTTGCGACGATAG
- a CDS encoding DUF1328 domain-containing protein, with protein MLRWALIFLIVALVAGALSLGAVAGTAAWIAKVLFIVFIVLFLVSLVAGRRPPVV; from the coding sequence ATGTTACGCTGGGCACTTATTTTTCTGATCGTGGCTCTGGTGGCAGGGGCGCTAAGCCTCGGTGCGGTAGCCGGCACGGCCGCTTGGATCGCCAAGGTACTGTTCATCGTCTTCATCGTGCTGTTCCTGGTGAGCTTGGTGGCGGGACGTCGTCCGCCAGTTGTCTAG
- a CDS encoding RrF2 family transcriptional regulator, whose translation MLSKTAEYALRAAVWMASAERPAAADQLAEVTKVPRRYLHKVLQDLVKAGLVRSQPGPGGGYSLAVAAEEVTILAVVTAVAPLERITHCPLGLPSHTKLCPLHKELDRVYAYAEESLGRVTLAQLVNSKSKIVPLCDIKL comes from the coding sequence ATGCTCTCGAAAACCGCCGAATACGCCCTCCGCGCCGCCGTCTGGATGGCGAGCGCCGAGCGACCTGCCGCTGCCGATCAATTGGCCGAGGTGACGAAGGTGCCGCGGCGCTATCTCCACAAGGTGCTGCAGGATCTGGTGAAGGCCGGCCTAGTGCGCTCGCAGCCGGGGCCTGGCGGCGGCTATTCGCTAGCGGTCGCCGCCGAGGAAGTGACGATCCTCGCCGTCGTCACCGCGGTCGCGCCGCTCGAGCGCATCACCCACTGCCCGCTCGGGTTGCCGTCGCACACCAAGCTCTGCCCGCTCCACAAGGAACTCGACCGCGTCTACGCCTACGCCGAAGAAAGCCTCGGCCGCGTGACGCTCGCGCAGCTGGTCAACTCGAAGAGCAAGATCGTGCCGCTGTGCGACATCAAGCTCTAA
- a CDS encoding GlsB/YeaQ/YmgE family stress response membrane protein, translated as MGTVGAIISWIVFGFVVGLLARALYPGKQKIGVPNTIALGIGGSIVGGLIAWALGYRPDGGAFQGAGWIMSIVGALIVVWGATAMGGKRAE; from the coding sequence ATGGGCACTGTCGGCGCCATTATTTCCTGGATCGTGTTTGGGTTTGTCGTAGGGCTCCTCGCCCGGGCCCTCTACCCCGGGAAGCAGAAAATTGGCGTCCCGAACACCATCGCCCTCGGCATCGGCGGCTCGATCGTCGGCGGTCTGATCGCCTGGGCCCTCGGCTATCGGCCAGATGGCGGGGCGTTTCAAGGCGCGGGTTGGATCATGTCGATCGTCGGGGCCTTGATCGTCGTGTGGGGAGCCACCGCGATGGGGGGTAAACGAGCAGAATAG
- a CDS encoding copper homeostasis protein CutC, translating to MTTAVPAEKITLEVCVGSVADARAAIAAGADRLELCSGLEVGGLTPSIGLVETVVAASSVPVIAMLRPRAGGFCYDADEFAAMLRDAERFLAAGAAGVAFGILDQQGRLDVARSREIVARAGTRETVMHRAFDFTADQFATLEALIELKATRILTSGGEPAALAGSAKLRELATRAAGRIELMAGGGINADNVGDVLSASGLRQVHIGASGPADDRSIAPTASINLCDQRFFHGAEYRVVVQNSVAATAAALRNA from the coding sequence ATGACGACCGCCGTACCTGCCGAAAAAATCACCCTGGAAGTTTGCGTCGGCTCGGTGGCCGATGCGCGGGCCGCGATCGCCGCAGGCGCCGACCGATTGGAGCTTTGCTCGGGACTCGAGGTCGGCGGGCTAACGCCCTCGATCGGCTTGGTCGAGACAGTGGTCGCGGCGAGCAGCGTGCCAGTGATTGCGATGTTGCGGCCGCGGGCGGGCGGGTTTTGTTACGATGCCGACGAGTTCGCGGCGATGCTCCGCGACGCCGAGCGGTTTCTGGCGGCGGGGGCGGCAGGCGTAGCGTTTGGGATCCTCGACCAGCAAGGCCGACTCGACGTCGCCCGCTCGCGCGAGATCGTTGCCCGCGCGGGAACGCGCGAAACGGTAATGCATCGGGCGTTCGACTTCACGGCAGATCAATTCGCGACGCTTGAGGCGCTCATCGAATTGAAGGCGACGCGCATCCTCACCAGCGGCGGCGAACCGGCGGCACTGGCTGGCAGTGCGAAGCTGCGTGAACTGGCGACGCGAGCCGCGGGACGAATCGAGTTGATGGCAGGGGGCGGCATCAACGCCGACAATGTTGGCGACGTGCTATCCGCGTCCGGCCTGCGGCAAGTTCACATCGGGGCTTCGGGGCCGGCGGACGATCGGTCGATCGCGCCGACGGCGTCGATCAATCTGTGCGATCAACGCTTCTTTCACGGCGCAGAGTATCGCGTCGTTGTGCAGAATAGCGTGGCGGCTACGGCCGCGGCGCTGCGCAATGCCTAG
- the hmpA gene encoding NO-inducible flavohemoprotein codes for MLTDQTIAIVKQTAPAVAANAEAITRRFYAQMFAGNPEVKAFFNQAHQHSGGQQRALAGAICAYAANIDNLGALGPAVELIAQKHCSLGIQPGHYPIVGKYLLLAIVDILGDAATEEVLAAWGEAYGFLAEIFINREAEIYREQAATPGGWNGYRPFVVDRREVESDVVVSLYLKPADGRPIAAFKPGQYITVQIDHPVTPTSPRNYSLSDRPGRDYYRISVKREASPAAGAPGGLISNYLHDNVRVGETLNVGPPCGEFTLASDTATTTPVVLLSGGIGITPLLSMAHALAAEGATRPLHFVHAARNSRVHSHVDEVRRLAAAAPNVSVHVRYDAPLADDVVERRCDSTGVVDAALLKSIAPALDAEYYICGPKLFMSSVIRCLRAEGVDDARIHYEFFGPKAELAAAEA; via the coding sequence ATGCTCACCGACCAGACGATTGCGATTGTTAAGCAGACTGCCCCCGCGGTCGCCGCGAATGCCGAGGCGATCACCCGCCGCTTCTACGCGCAGATGTTCGCGGGGAACCCTGAAGTGAAGGCCTTTTTCAATCAGGCCCACCAACATTCGGGCGGCCAACAGCGGGCCCTCGCCGGCGCGATCTGCGCGTATGCCGCGAACATTGATAACCTCGGCGCCCTCGGTCCCGCGGTCGAGCTAATCGCCCAGAAGCATTGCTCGCTTGGCATCCAGCCAGGACACTACCCGATTGTCGGCAAGTATCTGCTGTTGGCGATCGTCGACATCCTTGGCGACGCCGCGACTGAGGAAGTCCTGGCGGCGTGGGGGGAAGCATATGGATTCCTCGCTGAGATTTTCATCAATCGCGAAGCGGAGATCTATCGCGAGCAAGCGGCGACGCCGGGCGGCTGGAATGGCTATCGACCGTTCGTCGTCGATCGCCGCGAGGTTGAGAGCGACGTCGTCGTGTCGCTCTACTTGAAGCCGGCGGACGGCCGACCGATCGCGGCGTTCAAGCCTGGGCAGTACATCACCGTGCAGATCGATCACCCGGTGACGCCGACGTCGCCCCGGAACTACAGCCTCTCTGATCGGCCGGGGCGCGACTACTATCGCATTAGCGTGAAGCGCGAAGCGAGCCCTGCGGCAGGCGCGCCGGGCGGGCTGATTTCGAACTATCTGCACGACAATGTGCGCGTGGGGGAAACGCTGAACGTCGGGCCGCCGTGCGGCGAGTTCACGCTTGCTTCCGACACTGCTACAACGACGCCGGTGGTGTTGCTCTCGGGGGGCATCGGGATCACGCCGCTATTGTCGATGGCCCACGCGCTCGCGGCCGAGGGCGCCACGCGGCCGCTGCACTTTGTCCACGCCGCACGGAATAGTCGAGTGCATTCGCATGTCGACGAGGTTCGCCGTTTGGCGGCCGCCGCGCCGAACGTGTCGGTGCACGTCCGCTACGATGCTCCGCTCGCAGACGACGTTGTTGAGCGGCGCTGCGACAGCACCGGCGTCGTCGATGCCGCGCTACTGAAATCGATCGCTCCTGCGCTCGACGCCGAGTATTACATCTGCGGGCCGAAGCTGTTTATGTCGAGCGTGATCCGCTGCCTGCGGGCGGAGGGAGTCGACGACGCGCGGATTCACTACGAGTTTTTCGGGCCGAAGGCGGAACTCGCAGCCGCGGAGGCGTGA